In Amphiura filiformis chromosome 2, Afil_fr2py, whole genome shotgun sequence, one DNA window encodes the following:
- the LOC140171708 gene encoding uncharacterized protein, which yields MSNSSSAVNTKNDITRVMLWCIPRSTSTAFLKCMTYVPNTLAWYEPYITCYIYSKYGIHRKNVFEFWRKIQGVDIKDNDDHLLDIEGGGYLASQTKYSWLKKQLEAMPAGKKMIFCKDLSWSVDGHYEDMPSGFQHTFLIRNPFLTFDSWKRVINRGIDDDKKLQLGDLPVFYMPKGSFFKEQYNLYKYAKDTLGQNPPIVDTDELLANPVGVMKAYCKAIGVPYSDDYLRWEPGNQCHDKLWIIPKEQLYAQHMGNEWHEVTFKSTCFGSPRKCPDREDLPEDVVYYADLCMEYYEEMYANRLKPL from the exons ATGTCTAATTCATCTTCAGCAGTgaatacaaaaaatgacattacaCGAGTCATGTTGTGGTGTATACCGCGGAGTACATCCACGGCGTTCCTGAAATGTATGACGTATGTTCCTAATACTCTGGCCTGGTATGAACCCTACATAACGTGTTACATATATTCAAAGTATGGAATTCATCGGAAAAATGTCTTTGAATTTTGGCGGAAAATTCAAGGGGTTGACATTAAGGATAATGACGATCACTTGCTTGATATTGAAG GTGGTGGCTACCTTGCATCGCAGACAAAATATTCCTGGTTGAAGAAGCAACTTGAGGCTATGCCAGCAGGGAAGAAGATGATCTTCTGTAAAGACTTATCGTGGTCAGTAGATGGTCACTATGAAGACATGCCTTCAG GCTTTCAGCACACATTCCTAATTCGGAACCCGTTCTTGACCTTCGACTCCTGGAAGAGGGTGATAAACCGTGGTATAGACGATGACAAAAAATTGCAACTCGGCGATCTTCCTGTATTCTATATGCCCAAAGGTAGTTTCTTCAAAGAGCAATATAATCTGTATAAGTATGCAAAAGACACTCTAGGCCAAAATCCACCAATAGTTGATACAGATGAGTTATTAGCCAATCCAGTAGGTGTTATGAAAGCCTACTGTAAGGCAATTGGTGTCCCGTACAGTGATGATTATTTGCGTTGGGAGCCAGGAAACCAATGCCATGATAAGCTATGGATTATACCTAAAGAGCAATTATACGCGCAACATATGGGCAACGAATGGCATGAGGTGACTTTTAAAAGCACGTGCTTTGGCAGTCCACGAAAATGTCCTGATCGGGAAGATTTGCCAGAAGATGTGGTGTATTATGCCGACTTGTGTATGGAATATTATGAAGAAATGTACGCTAATAGACTTAAACCTTTGTAA
- the LOC140171716 gene encoding uncharacterized protein: protein MPRSTSTSFLKCMSYVPDTLAFFEPYLMCYHYSKYGIHRKNIYEFWNKFQGAGNKDNDEHLRDIEGGYFASETRYSWVKEQLEATPPGKKMVICKDLAWAVDGHYEDLPSGFQHTFLIRNPYITFDSWSNVVNRGVDDDKKLLLGDMPEFIMPEGSFFKEQYDLYKYAKETLGQSPKVVDTDELLANPAGVMKAYFKAIGVPYSDDYLHWKPGNECIEKLWMVAKEQLYAQQYGNEWHRVSFASTGFGNPRKPRDRQELPGDVLHYAGLCMKYYEEMYANRLNPL from the exons ATGCCACGCAGTACATCCACGTCTTTCCTGAAATGTATGTCGTATGTTCCTGATACACTGGCTTTTTTTGAGCCATACCTCATGTGTTATCACTATTCCAAATATGGAATACATCGGAAAAATATCTATGAATTTTGGAATAAATTTCAGGGAGCTGGCAACAAAGACAATGATGAGCACTTGCGTGATATTGAAG gTGGTTACTTTGCATCGGAGACTAGGTACTCCTGGGTGAAAGAGCAACTTGAGGCTACTCCACCAGGAAAGAAGATGGTGATCTGTAAAGACTTAGCATGGGCAGTAGATGGACACTATGAAGACCTGCCCTCGG GCTTCCAGCACACGTTTCTCATTCGCAATCCATACATTACCTTCGACTCCTGGTCAAATGTGGTCAACCGTGGCGTAGACGATGACAAAAAGCTTCTACTCGGTGATATGCCTGAATTTATTATGCCAGAGGGCAGTTTCTTCAAAGAGCAATATGATCTGTATAAGTATGCAAAAGAAACTCTTGGGCAAAGTCCGAAAGTCGTTGATACGGATGAGTTATTAGCCAATCCTGCAGGTGTTATGAAAGCTTATTTTAAGGCAATTGGTGTCCCATACAGTGATGATTATCTGCATTGGAAACCGGGGAACGAATGTATTGAGAAGTTGTGGATGGTAGCTAAGGAGCAGCTATACGCCCAGCAATATGGCAATGAATGGCACCGGGTGAGCTTTGCAAGTACAGGTTTTGGCAATCCAAGAAAGCCACGTGATCGCCAAGAATTACCAGGAGATGTGCTTCACTATGCTGGCTTATGTATGAAATACTATGAGGAAATGTACGCTAATAGACTTAACCCTTTGTAA